A region of Haloplanus sp. XH21 DNA encodes the following proteins:
- a CDS encoding DUF7538 family protein, producing the protein MNEWSSVDALAEQEGWRAEGFAARVHYRGETERYAVEYYEPSDCVLYWKVKGDGETAVPVGRETVPDPLRERVRIDLDAAGIDPDVEARSL; encoded by the coding sequence ATGAACGAGTGGTCGTCGGTCGACGCGCTCGCCGAGCAGGAGGGGTGGCGCGCCGAGGGGTTCGCCGCGCGGGTGCACTACCGCGGCGAAACCGAGCGGTACGCGGTCGAGTATTACGAGCCGAGCGACTGCGTCCTCTACTGGAAGGTGAAAGGCGACGGCGAGACGGCGGTGCCGGTGGGGCGCGAGACGGTGCCGGACCCCCTCCGCGAGCGCGTCCGCATCGACCTCGACGCGGCGGGTATCGACCCCGATGTCGAAGCGCGGTCGCTGTGA